In Bacillus sp. NP247, one DNA window encodes the following:
- the lpdA gene encoding dihydrolipoyl dehydrogenase, whose amino-acid sequence MSKLVVIGGGPAGYVAAITAAQNGKDVTLIDEADLGGTCLNVGCMPTKSLLESAEVYDIVNHANRFGVLVDKQNISIDWKQIQTRKSQIVTQLVQGIQYLMKKNKIKVVQGKAKFETDHRVRVTHGDKEDVVDGEQFIIAAGSEPTELPFAPFDGKWILNSSHAMSLENIPKSLLIVGGGVIGCEFASIYSRLGAKVTIVETASQLLPGEDEDIAQILREKLENDGVKIFTGAALKGLNNYKKQASFEYEGSIQEDNPEFVLVSVGRKPRVQELDLEKAGIQFSNKGISVNEHMQTNRSHIYAAGDVIGGIQLAHVAFHEGTTAALHASGEDVKVNYHAVPRCIYTAPEIASVGLTEKGAREQYGDILIGEFPFTANGKALIIGEQTGKVKVIVEPKYQEIVGISIIGPRATELIGQGTVMIHTEVTADIMRDYIAAHPTLSEAIHEALLQAVGHAVHT is encoded by the coding sequence ATGAGTAAATTAGTTGTAATTGGAGGCGGCCCAGCTGGTTATGTAGCGGCAATTACCGCGGCTCAAAATGGAAAAGATGTCACTCTTATTGATGAAGCTGATCTTGGCGGTACTTGTTTAAATGTCGGTTGTATGCCTACGAAATCATTGTTAGAAAGTGCTGAAGTATACGATATTGTTAATCATGCGAATCGTTTTGGAGTATTAGTAGATAAGCAGAATATATCAATTGATTGGAAACAAATACAGACGAGAAAATCACAAATTGTTACGCAGCTCGTACAAGGTATACAATATTTGATGAAGAAAAATAAAATAAAAGTTGTACAAGGTAAAGCGAAATTTGAAACGGATCACCGTGTGCGAGTTACACACGGTGATAAAGAAGATGTAGTAGATGGAGAACAGTTCATTATAGCGGCAGGATCAGAACCAACTGAATTACCTTTTGCTCCATTTGATGGGAAGTGGATTTTAAACAGTAGTCATGCAATGTCCCTAGAAAATATACCGAAATCATTATTAATCGTTGGCGGTGGTGTAATAGGTTGCGAGTTTGCAAGCATTTATAGTCGTCTTGGAGCAAAAGTTACGATTGTTGAAACGGCATCGCAATTATTACCTGGTGAAGATGAAGATATCGCACAAATTTTAAGGGAGAAACTAGAAAATGATGGCGTGAAAATATTTACAGGAGCTGCTTTAAAAGGATTAAATAATTATAAGAAGCAGGCTTCATTTGAATATGAAGGAAGTATCCAAGAAGACAATCCGGAATTTGTTCTCGTTTCTGTCGGTCGAAAACCACGTGTACAAGAATTAGATTTAGAAAAAGCAGGCATTCAATTTTCAAATAAAGGAATTTCTGTGAATGAACATATGCAAACAAACAGATCACATATTTACGCAGCGGGTGATGTGATTGGTGGAATACAGCTTGCTCACGTTGCCTTCCATGAAGGAACGACAGCAGCATTACACGCGAGCGGAGAAGATGTGAAAGTAAACTATCATGCTGTACCTCGCTGTATTTATACAGCTCCAGAAATTGCTAGTGTCGGTTTAACAGAAAAAGGAGCAAGAGAGCAATATGGGGATATACTAATTGGAGAATTTCCTTTTACAGCGAACGGAAAAGCGCTTATTATTGGAGAACAAACGGGGAAAGTAAAAGTTATTGTGGAACCTAAATATCAAGAGATTGTAGGGATTTCTATTATCGGTCCTCGTGCAACCGAACTAATCGGACAAGGAACGGTGATGATTCATACAGAAGTAACCGCTGATATAATGAGAGATTATATTGCAGCACATCCAACTTTATCTGAAGCAATCCATGAAGCATTATTGCAGGCGGTAGGACATGCTGTGCATACTTGA